The genomic region GAGAGAGCTTTTTCTCTCGGAACATCAGCACTGTCAATACCAATAATTGTATCAACCCTGTATGTTTGCACAATTGTTTCAAAATTTCCGTGTAATTGACCGGAGTTTTTTTCTTCTTCTTGTGCAGACAAAAAGAACGGAAAAAGTAAAAGAATAATTATGATAATTTGCCTGTTCATAATTTTAGTTTATAAGAAAAAGCCGGAATTTAACCGGCTGAAATAATAAGCAATGTTTATTAATGATTAATGTCTTCTCCGGCAGCAACTTTTTTAATTACCTCGTATATTTCATCTTCATCGCCTGGAGAGTAGGAGGTGTGTTGCCAAACTACTTCCCCGTTTTTGTTGAGAATAAATGAATGAGGAACATTTATAACATTCATGGCTCTTTTAAAATCACTGTTGGCATCAAGTAAGACTTCAAATTCCCATGCTCTGCCGTTGACAAACGGAGCAACTCTGCCGGTACTTTTTGTATCATCAATTGAAACGGCATAAACTTTTAAACCTGTTTCTTCTTGCCAATCAATATAGTTTTCATCAATTGCAATAAGTTCTCTGATGCACGGTTTACACCAAGTTGCCCAAAAACTTAAAAAAATTGGCCCGTCATTTGAAATTTTAGAAGTGTTAAGTGTTTTTCCGCTAAGGGTTTTAACATCAACAGAGGGTAATTTGTTAAAATTTTCTTGTGAAAGTATTGCTCCAAAGAACATTAAGTTTATACTGATTAAAATTATTGTTTTCTTCATTTGTCTGATTTTTAGTTAATAACCGGCATCTCCCTTGTAACAATTCTCGGTTATATATTTACAAAATATATTCCGAAGTTAAATTAAATGCCAATTATTTGACAATCAGTTTTTTTGTTTCAATAATTTTATTGTTTTTGATTATAGAATAAAAGTATATTCCGCTTACAAACTGATTTGTCGAAAATATTATTTCAGGTTTATTAATGCTTTTTGTTAAAACGACTTTTCCTAAAAGGTTTGTAAAAACAATTTGTGTCCCTTTCAGTTCATTTGATGATTTTAAAGTAAAATAATTTGTTGCGGGATTCGGATAAACGGAGAATAATTCATTTGTACTTATGTTGTCTAAACCTACACTTTTTGTATCTAAAGTAAATTCCGTAAAATTTGATGTGTTTCCTTCTTCATATATTTTAATTGTAATAACCGCCTGTTCTGTAATTCCTCCCGAATAATAATGAACGTAGAGGAACTCTGTTGTACTTCCCTCTTCTCCGTATGTGTCTCCTGCATCAAGGTAGACAGGGTTGCCGATTTGAGCCGGAAAACTACTTATTAATGAAAGCGAAACACAAGTTCCTCCGCCGCAAATTGACATTTCATCTGCATCTTTCGGGATAGAGTAAGAAGTAACTTCGGTTATAAAATTTGTTGCAGAGGCACCGTCATTAGTAATCACAAAATGATAATCTTCATCAGACGGTAAAAAAGCTGTAGTATTTGTTAGGTCTAAGCCTGAATAGTCTGTAATTGTTATTTGTGCATAATTATTTATTGTAAATAAAATAACTAATGCAGCAGTAAATAATTTTTTCATATTGTTTCACTTTATTTAAGAAAGATAAAAGATACCTGAATTAATCAGGTATCTTTTTAATTTTATTTAATAATATTTAACTTTTTTTCAGCAGAATACCCGTCTTGTTCAATTTTAATAAAATACATTCCGGGTGTAAAATTACTGATGTTAATTTCGTTAACTTTATAGTTAATATTTTGTTTTAAAAAAGTTTTTCCGGATAAATCAGATATTGTAATTGTTGAATTTTTTGCATTAGAGATAAATAAAATATCATTTGCAGGGTTAGGGTAGATTACAATATTATCATCAATTTGTGAAATCCCTGTGTTGTCTATTGTAGTAAATGTTATCGACTCTCCTGCTAATGAAATGTTTTGAATGTTTTCAATTTCATTATCGTCAATAGCTACTGTAATATCCGTAAGTCTGTTGAATTGTACATCCGGCGTAATAGTTATTTCACTTTGATTATAATTTACGGAAGCA from Bacteroidales bacterium harbors:
- a CDS encoding TlpA family protein disulfide reductase — translated: MKKTIILISINLMFFGAILSQENFNKLPSVDVKTLSGKTLNTSKISNDGPIFLSFWATWCKPCIRELIAIDENYIDWQEETGLKVYAVSIDDTKSTGRVAPFVNGRAWEFEVLLDANSDFKRAMNVINVPHSFILNKNGEVVWQHTSYSPGDEDEIYEVIKKVAAGEDINH
- a CDS encoding T9SS type A sorting domain-containing protein: MKKLFTAALVILFTINNYAQITITDYSGLDLTNTTAFLPSDEDYHFVITNDGASATNFITEVTSYSIPKDADEMSICGGGTCVSLSLISSFPAQIGNPVYLDAGDTYGEEGSTTEFLYVHYYSGGITEQAVITIKIYEEGNTSNFTEFTLDTKSVGLDNISTNELFSVYPNPATNYFTLKSSNELKGTQIVFTNLLGKVVLTKSINKPEIIFSTNQFVSGIYFYSIIKNNKIIETKKLIVK